A genomic segment from Marinifilum sp. JC120 encodes:
- a CDS encoding GAF domain-containing protein, which produces MNTQANRLKKLIQANQVLASIESLVDLLPQLLRLAQDVTGAEASSIMLYNEDKNVLNFAWAMNDVLGDEAMKDLKTGFELPMGKGVAGWVAEHREALNVLDAQNDDRFSKEADKKTGFTTRCILCTPIVHQDKLLGVVQVLNSAEKECFGKEDEELLESFGHLAGVALIRSELMLQRLNQQKFETQLEAASRIQRQFNPRQPELEGDNLIWGSSVPAQFVGGDLYDFIPNSDGSWYIYVADVSGKGLPAALIMSALWTRIRAEALAERTPGEMLKAVNVGAYEFMNGEVFATMVLMRYTPETGKCEYAVAGHPSPLLIDEGKAEPLERPFGLPVGILDEGDFGTSEFTLGKGQSLIIVTDGVDEARAGDGEFFGEERMEETLRQGGAPLAGEKLLKAVADWRGETPPNDDTTVVEIYRA; this is translated from the coding sequence TTGAACACACAGGCTAACAGGTTAAAGAAGTTGATTCAGGCCAATCAGGTCTTGGCCAGCATTGAGTCTCTGGTGGATTTATTGCCTCAGCTGTTAAGGCTGGCGCAAGATGTGACCGGTGCCGAAGCTTCCTCAATTATGCTGTACAACGAAGATAAAAACGTTCTTAATTTTGCATGGGCCATGAACGATGTTCTCGGTGATGAAGCTATGAAGGATTTGAAGACCGGCTTTGAACTGCCTATGGGTAAGGGGGTTGCCGGTTGGGTGGCTGAACATCGGGAAGCCCTGAATGTGCTTGATGCCCAAAATGATGATCGCTTTTCCAAGGAAGCTGACAAGAAGACAGGGTTTACGACCAGATGCATTCTCTGCACCCCCATTGTTCATCAGGATAAGTTGCTGGGTGTTGTTCAGGTATTGAATTCAGCTGAAAAGGAATGTTTCGGCAAGGAAGATGAGGAGCTGCTTGAAAGTTTTGGTCATCTGGCCGGGGTGGCTTTGATCCGTTCTGAACTTATGTTGCAGCGGTTAAATCAGCAAAAGTTCGAAACCCAGTTGGAAGCAGCTTCACGAATTCAGAGACAGTTTAATCCCCGGCAACCTGAGCTGGAAGGTGATAATCTGATCTGGGGCAGTTCTGTCCCGGCCCAGTTTGTTGGTGGAGATTTGTACGATTTTATACCCAATTCTGACGGAAGCTGGTATATTTATGTGGCTGATGTTTCTGGAAAGGGACTTCCCGCAGCATTGATCATGTCCGCTTTGTGGACTCGAATCAGGGCTGAAGCACTGGCCGAAAGGACTCCCGGCGAAATGCTTAAGGCGGTCAATGTAGGTGCGTATGAATTTATGAACGGTGAAGTCTTCGCCACGATGGTTCTGATGCGTTATACACCGGAGACCGGAAAGTGTGAATATGCTGTTGCCGGGCATCCTTCCCCTCTGCTGATTGATGAAGGTAAAGCTGAACCTCTGGAAAGACCTTTCGGATTGCCTGTGGGAATTCTTGATGAGGGCGATTTCGGGACCAGCGAGTTTACGCTTGGAAAGGGGCAGTCGCTGATAATTGTCACAGATGGAGTGGATGAGGCCCGCGCCGGGGATGGAGAATTCTTCGGTGAAGAGCGGATGGAAGAAACTCTCAGGCAGGGCGGAGCTCCATTGGCCGGGGAAAAACTCCTCAAGGCTGTAGCAGATTGGAGAGGAGAGACCCCTCCCAATGACGATACCACTGTGGTCGAAATATACAGGGCTTAA
- a CDS encoding anti-sigma factor antagonist, whose translation MGAGWKMESSVEEVLIKISGEVDFTGTPELRDKMHHFVKETSGEVRVDLSELEYLDSSGLASLIELRRMLVKDSRTVKIVAVTDQVDRLLNLTQVKSLFGLT comes from the coding sequence ATGGGTGCAGGCTGGAAAATGGAATCCTCGGTGGAAGAGGTCCTGATCAAGATCAGCGGTGAAGTTGATTTTACCGGGACTCCTGAACTCAGGGATAAAATGCATCATTTCGTAAAGGAGACTTCCGGGGAAGTTCGGGTGGATCTATCTGAACTTGAATATCTGGACAGCTCCGGGTTGGCTTCATTGATCGAGCTGCGCAGAATGCTGGTCAAAGATAGCCGTACAGTGAAGATTGTAGCTGTCACGGATCAGGTGGATAGACTTTTAAATCTTACGCAGGTCAAATCGTTGTTCGGTTTAACCTGA
- a CDS encoding ABC transporter permease, with the protein MNGLQVLAWMVSRLLGCLRLKPAKKKSFYRKRLLRDLASVGADSIPIVSVISACTGIILALQSAQQLEKVGAISYVANLVGVTIIRELGPLLTAIIVTGRSGAAFTAEIATMQISEEIDALEVMGIEPVRFLVLPKMIAMLIMVPCLTVWADFVGIFSGGAFSAIALGINKVTYFNNSVEFLKLHDVLAGLVKAGGFAVAITIIGCWQGFLAREGAADVGRKTTNSVVISIFVIILLDLFFTALNFLFR; encoded by the coding sequence ATGAATGGATTGCAGGTTCTCGCTTGGATGGTTTCCAGACTCCTCGGTTGCCTGCGTCTGAAGCCCGCAAAGAAGAAATCCTTTTATCGCAAAAGATTACTCCGTGATCTTGCCTCGGTAGGGGCGGATTCCATTCCCATCGTCAGTGTTATTTCCGCCTGTACAGGCATTATTCTCGCCTTACAATCCGCCCAGCAATTAGAAAAGGTAGGGGCCATCAGTTATGTGGCCAACCTTGTGGGCGTGACCATCATTCGTGAGCTTGGTCCATTGCTCACCGCCATCATCGTTACCGGGCGTTCCGGAGCGGCCTTTACTGCGGAAATTGCAACCATGCAGATTTCCGAGGAAATCGACGCTCTTGAAGTCATGGGTATTGAGCCGGTCCGTTTTCTTGTCCTTCCCAAAATGATTGCCATGTTGATCATGGTTCCCTGTTTGACAGTCTGGGCCGATTTTGTGGGCATCTTTTCCGGCGGGGCCTTTTCCGCCATTGCTCTGGGCATCAATAAAGTCACCTATTTCAATAATTCAGTAGAGTTTTTAAAACTTCACGATGTGCTGGCCGGTCTGGTCAAGGCCGGGGGCTTTGCCGTGGCGATCACCATAATCGGTTGCTGGCAGGGTTTTCTCGCCCGTGAAGGAGCTGCTGATGTGGGTCGCAAGACAACCAATTCTGTTGTTATCTCTATCTTTGTGATAATATTGCTGGACCTGTTTTTTACGGCACTCAACTTTCTTTTCCGGTAA